The Medicago truncatula cultivar Jemalong A17 chromosome 4, MtrunA17r5.0-ANR, whole genome shotgun sequence genome includes a region encoding these proteins:
- the LOC25493193 gene encoding cytochrome P450 736A117 — MYTFLPSSLSQERFYSLLPMLFFTIFPLLLSLLFIIKWYFNNSATKKHLPPSPPRFPLLGNLHQVSLFPHRSLQDLAHKYGPLMLLYLGKVPVVVVSSADAASQVMKTHDLIFSDRPQRKIFDIMLYGSKGVASCAYGEYWRQVRSLSVLHLLSNKRVQSYRRVREEETAKMMQSIQQKNTCVNLTELCSTITNDITCRVALGKRYGEKGGVLPELMLEFGELLGSFFIGDYIPWLKWLGKVNGFYSKAEKVAKHLDEFFEKVIEEHISGSRSDGHVGEGTSDFVDILLSVQKSNAAGFSIDRTAIKGLLLDMFAAGTDTTYTVLEWAMTELLRHQTVMHKLQDEVRTVVGNRTHVTEKDLVNMNYLKAVIKETLRLHVPIPLLVPRKSMEDIKLNGYDIEAGTEVIINAWAIARDPSSWEHPLEFKPERFLNSSIDFKGFDFELIPFGAGRRGCPGVLFAIAVNELVLANLVHHFDWKLPDGIAEKDLDMSEVVSFTCHRKNPLIAIATKYVKNV; from the exons ATGTATACTTTTCTGCCAAGTTCTCTTTCACAGGAAAGGTTCTATTCATTACTCCCTATGCTTTTCTTTACTATCTTTCCACTCTTACTCTCTCTTCTGTTCATCATCAAATGGTATTTCAACAATTCTGCCACCAAAAAACACTTACCACCTTCACCTCCAAGATTCCCTTTACTTGGTAATCTCCATCAAGTTAGCTTATTCCCTCACAGATCACTCCAAGATTTAGCTCACAAGTATGGTCCTCTAATGCTTCTTTATTTAGGGAAGGTACCAGTGGTTGTAGTTTCCTCAGCTGATGCAGCAAGTCAGGTAATGAAAACTCATGACTTGATCTTCTCTGATAGGCCACAACGTAAAATCTTTGATATCATGTTGTATGGTTCCAAAGGTGTAGCAAGTTGTGCATATGGTGAGTATTGGAGACAAGTAAGGAGTCTTAGTGTGTTACACCTTTTGAGTAACAAAAGGGTTCAATCTTATCGTCGTGTTAGAGAGGAAGAAACTGCAAAAATGATGCAAAGTATTCAACAGAAGAATACTTGTGTGAATTTAACAGAGTTGTGTTCTACAATTACTAATGATATAACATGTAGGGTGGCTCTAGGAAAAAGATATGGTGAAAAAGGTGGGGTATTGCCGGAGCTGATGTTGGAGTTTGGAGAGTTGTTGGGTTCATTCTTTATAGGAGATTATATACCTTGGCTTAAATGGTTGGGTAAGGTTAATGGTTTCTATAGCAAGGCAGAAAAAGTGGCTAAACATTTGGATGAATTTTTTGAGAAAGTTATTGAGGAGCACATCAGTGGTAGTAGATCTGATGGACATGTTGGTGAGGGAACCAGTGATTTTGTGGACATTTTGCTTTCAGTTCAAAAGAGCAATGCTGCTGGCTTTTCAATTGATAGAACTGCAATTAAGGGTTTGTTACTG GACATGTTTGCTGCAGGTACTGATACTACCTACACAGTCTTAGAATGGGCAATGACAGAACTGTTAAGACACCAAACAGTGATGCATAAATTGCAAGATGAGGTGAGAACTGTGGTAGGTAATAGAACTCATGTAACTGAAAAGGATTTGGTTAACATGAACTACTTGAAGGCTGTGATTAAAGAAACTCTTCGCCTGCATGTCCCTATTCCATTATTAGTCCCTCGAAAATCAATGGAAGATATCAAACTAAACGGCTATGACATTGAAGCTGGAACAGAGGTTATAATCAATGCTTGGGCTATTGCAAGAGACCCTTCAAGTTGGGAACATCCTTTAGAGTTTAAACCAGAAAGGTTTCTGAACAGTTCAATagatttcaaaggatttgaTTTTGAACTTATCCCATTTGGAGCAGGAAGGAGAGGTTGTCCTGGAGTGTTGTTTGCTATTGCTGTCAATGAATTGGTGCTAGCAAACCTTGTTCACCATTTTGATTGGAAATTGCCTGATGGAATTGCAGAGAAAGATTTGGACATGTCTGAAGTTGTTAGCTTTACTTGTCATAGAAAAAACCCTCTCATTGCAATAGCTaccaaatatgtgaaaaatgtaTAA
- the LOC25493194 gene encoding cytochrome P450 736A117: MSTILPSSLSHEIFSSFRMLFFTIFPLFLISLFVIIKYWHNSNNSSTTKKNLPPSPPRIPLLGNLHQFGLFPYRTLHTLSHKYGPLMLLYFGKVPVLVISSADTARKVMKTHDLVFSDRPYRKMNDILLYGSKDMASCGYGEYWRQLRSLSLLHILSNRRVQSYRRVREEETLRMMKHIKECSSASPLNLSELCATITNDIACRVALGKTYREGKGKRFHKWLLEFGELLGTVCIGDYIPWLDWLGKVNGLYGKAEKCAKILDDFIEQVIEDHISRRSDGDVENEEHNDFVDVLLSVQKTDAIGFSIDKTAIKALILDMFAAGTDTTYTVLEWAMTELLRHQTVMHKLQDEVRTVVGNKTHVTEDDLVNMNYLKAVIKETLRLHAPVPLLVPRKSMEDIKLNGYDIAAGTQVIVNAWAIARDPSSWDQPLEFKPERFMNSSIDYKGLDFELIPFGAGRRGCPGVLFAIAVNELVLANLVHHFDWKLPDGVAVKDLDMSETVGITCHRKYPLLAVATKYDKNE; this comes from the exons ATGTCCACCATTCTGCCAAGTTCTCTTTCACATGAAATCTTCTCTTCATTCCGTATGCTTTTCTTCACTATCTTTCCACTATTCCTCATTTCTCTTTTTGTAATCATAAAATATTGGCATAATTCCAACAATTCTTCTACCACCAAAAAAAACTTACCTCCTTCACCTCCAAGAATTCCTCTACTTGGTAACCTCCATCAATTTGGTTTGTTTCCTTACCGCACACTCCACACTTTATCTCACAAATATGGCCCTTTAATGCTTCTTTATTTTGGGAAGGTTCCAGTACTTGTAATTTCCTCTGCTGATACAGCAAGAAAAGTAATGAAAACTCATGATTTGGTTTTCTCTGATAGACCATATCGTAAAATGAATGACATACTTTTATATGGTTCCAAAGATATGGCTAGTTGTGGATATGGTGAATATTGGAGGCAATTAAGGAGTCTAAGTTTGTTACACATCTTAAGTAACAGAAGAGTTCAATCTTATCGTCGTGTGAGAGAGGAAGAAACATTACGAATGATGAAACATATTAAGGAGTGTTCTTCTGCATCGCCGttgaatttaagtgagttgTGTGCTACAATTACTAATGATATAGCATGCAGGGTGGCACTTGGAAAAACATACCGTGAAGGAAAAGGTAAGAGATTTCACAAGTGGTTGTTGGAGTTTGGAGAGTTATTAGGTACTGTATGTATAGGAGATTATATACCATGGCTTGATTGGTTGGGAAAAGTAAATGGTCTTTATGGCAAGGCAGAAAAATGTGCAaaaattttggatgattttataGAACAAGTAATTGAGGACCACATTAGTCGTAGATCTGATGGAGATGTTGAGAATGAGGAGCATAATGATTTTGTGGATGTTTTACTTTCTGTTCAAAAGACTGATGCTATTGGCTTTTCCATTGATAAAACTGCAATCAAGGCTTTGATACTG GACATGTTTGCCGCAGGTACTGATACTACCTACACAGTTCTAGAATGGGCAATGACAGAATTATTAAGACACCAAACTGTGATGCATAAATTGCAAGATGAGGTGAGAACTGTGGTTGGCAACAAAACTCATGTAACTGAagatgatttggttaatatgaaCTACTTGAAAGCTGTGATCAAAGAAACTCTTCGCCTCCATGCACCAGTTCCGTTATTAGTCCCTCGAAAATCAATGGAAGATATCAAACTAAATGGCTATGACATTGCAGCTGGTACACAGGTAATAGTCAATGCTTGGGCAATTGCAAGAGATCCTTCAAGTTGGGATCAACCTCTAGAGTTTAAACCAGAAAGGTTTATGAACAGTTCAATAGATTATAAAGGATTGGATTTTGAACTTATTCCATTTGGAGCAGGAAGGAGAGGTTGTCCTGGAGTGTTGTTTGCTATTGCTGTCAATGAATTGGTGCTAGCAAACCTTGTTCACCATTTTGATTGGAAATTGCCTGATGGAGTTGCAGTGAAAGATTTGGACATGTCTGAAACTGTCGGCATTACATGTCATAGAAAATATCCCCTCCTTGCAGTAGCTACCaaatatgataaaaatgaatga